The following coding sequences are from one Thunnus maccoyii chromosome 17, fThuMac1.1, whole genome shotgun sequence window:
- the LOC121881814 gene encoding hydroperoxide isomerase ALOXE3-like, producing MAEYKLEVSTGDMEYAGTWDHIYVTLFGTEGQSERTELDNYGTDFTTGTTGTYTIDTGDSLGKLLLVKVEKDPYLSLPEDQWYCSKIVVTTPEEDVILFPCYKWVSSGELVELRGGRAMKVSEEEHPLLIEHRKKELALKKSLYQWHIDHEGIPHFTGLSDSSELPAEIRFSKSKESEIEHTALITDTELKYKGLVGSTEQWKSIDDMKDIFWYKKTTMSGRYVTEHWKEDDFYGSQFLNSVNPNVIKRCSELPPNFPVTEDMVKPFLEEDSSLEEEMEDGNIFICDKKEMDGIPARHYNGERLHVTPGLCLFYLNPEKKLMPIAIQLHQQPSEQNPIFLPSDPETDWLLAKMFFKNADLMDHQAVHHLMKTHYLAEAYTIATLRNFPVIHPIYKLLIPHFRYTLPINTDGRKTLFGPEGALSISSLGYEGLTEIQRRSLSELTYSSLCLPENITARGLESIPNFYYRDDGLKLWNIINSFVTEIVEYYYPSDCEVEEDSELQEWISEIFTHGVLGNKASGFPECFHTVEEVIKFITMVIFTVTAQHSAVNDGQFDYTSWMPNGSLLMRKPPPTTKGESSMDTILETLPNVGETASFAALAWILTEKYTDVVPLGTYPEERFDEAPPKQMIKEFQEELSNLSEEITTRNSQLKVPYTYLNPAEIENSITI from the exons ATGGCTGAGTACAAGCTAGAGGTGTCAACAGGTGACATGGAATATGCAGGGACATGGGACCACAtatatgtcactttatttggAACTGAAGGGCAGAGTGAGCGAACTGAGTTGGACAACTACGGCACTGACTTTACAACCGGGACA ACAGGGACCTACACCATAGACACCGGTGATTCTCTGGGGAAACTTCTGCTGGTCAAGGTGGAGAAAGATCCCTATTTAAGTCTTCCAGAAGATCAGTGGTACTGCTCCAAAATAGTGGTGACTACTCCGGAGGAAGATGTCATTCTTTTCCCCTGTTACAAATGGGTGTCCAGCGGAGAACTGGTGGAgctgagaggagggagag CCATGAAGGTTTCAGAGGAGGAACATCCCCTGTTGATTGAGCACCGCAAAAAAGAGCTGGCACTTAAAAAGAGCCTTTACCA atggcATATCGACCATGAAGGAATACCCCACTTCACCGGTTTAAGTGATTCGTCTGAGCTCCCAGCTGAAATCCGCTTCTCTAAGTCGAAAGAATCTGAAATAGAACACACAGCTTTGATAAC TGATACTGAACTCAAGTATAAGGGGCTGGTTGGATCTACTGAACAATGGAAAAGCATTGACGACATGAAAGACATCTTCTGGtacaaaaagacaacaatgtCAGGTAga TATGTCACAGAGCACTGGAAGGAAGATGACTTTTATGGATCCCAGTTTTTGAATTCAGTCAACCCCAATGTGATCAAGCGTTGCTCAGAGCTTCCTCCAAACTTTCCAGTCACAGAGGACATGGTGAAGCCATTCCTTGAGGAGGATAGCTCTCTGGAGGAGGAAATGGAG GATGGCAATATATTTATCTGTGACAAGAAGGAGATGGATGGAATACCCGCTAGACACTATAATGGTGAACGTCTGCATGTGACTCCTGGTCTCTGTTTGTTCTACTTGAACCCAGAGAAAAAACTGATGCCGATTGCAATACAg CTGCATCAGCAACCTTCTGAGCAGAATCCCATCTTTCTGCCCAGTGACCCAGAGACTGACTGGCTGCTGGctaagatgttttttaaaaatgcagatcTTATGGATCATCAGGCAGTCCATCACCTCATGAAAACTCACTATCTGGCAGAGGCCTATACTATTGCCACTCTCCGCAACTTCCCTGTGATACATCCCATTTATAAG CTGCTGATCCCACACTTCCGGTACACTCTCCCCATTAACACTGATGGACGCAAAACTCTTTTTGGACCTGAAGGGGCTTTAAGTATT AGTTCACTTGGATATGAGGGGCTGACAGAGATCCAGAGAAGGTCTCTCTCTGAGTTGACCTACAGCTCCCTCTGTCTGCCGGAGAACATCACTGCACGAGGACTGGAGTCAATCCCCAACTTCTACTACAGAGATGACGGCCTGAAGCTGTGGAACATCATCAATAG CTTTGTAACAGAAATAGTGGAGTACTATTATCCTTCAGACTGTGAGGTGGAAGAGGACTCTGAACTGCAGGAATGGATCAGTGAGATATTCACCCATGGTGTCTTAGGAAACAAAGCCTCAG GGTTTCCTGAATGCTTCCATACTGTCGAAGAAGTGATCAAGTTCATCACCATGGTGATTTTCACTGTGACAGCTCAACACTCTGCCGTCAATGATGGACAG TTTGACTACACCTCCTGGATGCCCAATGGCTCTCTCCTGATGCGTAAACCCCCTCCAACCACCAAGGGAGAGTCAAGCATGGACACAATATTGGAGACCCTACCAAATGTTGGAGAGACAGCAAGCTTTGCAGCACTGGCTTGGATActaacagaaaaatacacagatgTG GTTCCCCTGGGTACGTACCCTGAAGAGCGCTTTGATGAGGCTCCACCTAAGCAGATGATTAAAGAGTTTCAAGAGGAGTTGTCCAACCTCAGTGAAGAAATTACAACCAGAAACTCACAGCTTAAAGTGCCCTACACCTATCTGAACCCAGCTGAAATAGAGAACAGTATAACTATTTGA
- the LOC121881813 gene encoding hydroperoxide isomerase ALOXE3-like: MAEYKLEVSTGDMEYAGTWDHIYVTLFGTEGQSERTELDNYGTDFTTGTTGTYTIDTGDSLGKLLLVKVEKNPYLILPEDQWYCSKIVVTTPEEDVILFPCYKWVSSGELVELRGGRAMKVSEEEHPLLIEHRKKELALKKSLYQWQIGDEGIPHFINFDDSSELPAEIRFSKSKESEIERTTLTTHIELQYKGLVESTEQWKSIDDMKDIFWYKKTTMSGRYVTEHWKEDDFYGSQFLNAINPNVIKRCSELPPNFPVTEDMVKPFLEEDSSLEEELEDGNIFICDMKKLDGIPARDYNGEPLHVTPGLCLFYLNPEKKLMPIAIQLHQQPSEQNPIFLPSDPETDWLLAKMFIKNADLMDHQAVHHLMNTHYLAEAYTVATLRNFPVIHPIYKLLIPHFRYTLPINTDGRKVLFGPEGALSISSLGYEGLIEIQRRSLSELTYSSLCLPENITARGLESIPNFYYRDDGLKLWNIINSFVTEIVEHYYPSDCEVEEDSELQEWISEIFTHGVLGNKASGFPECFHTVEEVIKFITMVIFTVTAQHSAVNDGQFDYSSWMPNGSLLLRKPPPTTKGESSMETILETLPNVGETTNFAGMLWLLSEKYTDVVPLGSYPEERFDESEPKEMIKEFQAELSDLSEEIKARNSELKVPYTYLNPTEIENSITI; the protein is encoded by the exons ATGGCTGAGTACAAGCTAGAGGTGTCAACAGGTGACATGGAATATGCAGGAACATGGGACCACAtatatgtcactttatttggAACTGAAGGGCAGAGTGAGCGAACTGAGTTGGACAACTACGGCACTGACTTTACAACTGGGACA ACAGGGACCTACACCATAGACACCGGTGATTCTCTGGGGAAACTTCTGCTGGTCAAGGTGGAGAAAAATCCCTATTTAATTCTTCCAGAAGATCAGTGGTACTGCTCCAAAATAGTGGTGACTACTCCGGAGGAAGATGTCATTCTTTTCCCCTGTTACAAATGGGTGTCCAGCGGAGAACTGGTGGAgctgagaggagggagag CCATGAAGGTTTCAGAGGAGGAACATCCCCTGTTGATTGAGCACCGCAAAAAAGAGCTGGCACTTAAAAAGAGCCTTTACCA atggcAGATCGGCGATGAAGGAATACCCCACTTCATCAATTTCGATGATTCGTCTGAGCTTCCAGCTGAAATCCGCTTCTCTAAGTCGAAAGAATCTGAAATAGAACGTACAACTTTGACAAC TCATATTGAACTCCAGTATAAGGGGCTGGTTGAATCTACTGAACAATGGAAAAGCATCGACGACATGAAAGACATCTTCTGGtacaaaaagacaacaatgtCAGGTAga TATGTTACAGAGCACTGGAAGGAAGATGACTTTTACGGATCCCAGTTTTTGAATGCAATCAACCCAAATGTGATCAAGCGCTGCTCAGAGCTTCCTCCAAACTTTCCAGTCACAGAGGACATGGTGAAGCCATTCCTTGAGGAGGATAGCTCTCTGGAGGAGGAATTGGAG GATGGCAATATATTTATCTGTGACATGAAGAAGTTGGATGGAATACCCGCTAGAGACTATAATGGTGAACCGCTGCATGTGACTCCTGGTCTCTGTTTGTTCTACTTGAACCCAGAGAAAAAACTGATGCCGATTGCAATACAG CTGCATCAGCAACCTTCTGAGCAGAATCCCATCTTTCTGCCCAGTGACCCAGAGACTGACTGGCTGCTGGCCAAGatgtttattaaaaatgcaGATCTTATGGATCATCAGGCAGTCCATCACCTCATGAACACTCACTATTTGGCGGAGGCCTATACTGTTGCCACTCTCCGCAACTTCCCTGTGATTCATCCCATTTATAAG CTGCTGATCCCACACTTCCGGTACACTCTCCCCATTAACACTGATGGACGAAAAGTTCTTTTTGGACCTGAAGGGGCTTTAAGTATT AGTTCACTTGGATATGAGGGGCTGATAGAGATCCAGAGAAGGTCTCTCTCTGAGTTGACCTACAGCTCCCTCTGTCTGCCGGAGAACATCACTGCACGAGGACTGGAGTCAATCCCCAACTTCTACTACAGAGATGACGGCCTGAAGCTGTGGAACATCATCAACAG CTTTGTAACAGAAATAGTGGAGCACTATTATCCTTCAGACTGTGAGGTGGAAGAGGACTCTGAACTGCAGGAATGGATCAGTGAGATATTCACCCATGGTGTCTTAGGAAACAAAGCCTCAG GGTTTCCAGAGTGCTTCCATACTGTTGAGGAAGTGATCAAGTTCATCACCATGGTGATTTTCACTGTGACAGCTCAACACTCTGCCGTCAATGATGGACAG TTTGACTACAGCTCCTGGATGCCCAATGGCTCGCTCCTGCTGCGCAAACCACCTCCAACTACCAAGGGGGAGTCAAGCATGGAGACAATTCTGGAGACCCTACCAAATGTTGGAGAGACAACAAACTTTGCAGGAATGCTGTGGCTGCTTTCAGAAAAATATACAGATGTT GTTCCCTTGGGTTCATACCCTGAAGAACGATTTGACGAGTCTGAGCCTAAGGAGATGATCAAGGAATTTCAAGCAGAGTTGTCCGACCTAAGTGAAGAAATTAAAGCCAGAAACTCAGAGCTTAAAGTGCCCTACACCTATCTGAACCCTACTGAAATAGAGAACAGTATAACTATCTGA
- the epm2a gene encoding laforin — protein MLFRFGVILTPDSSDTEVFVLGSRPEMGHWDPSGAVQMTASQKFPSPNEPCLWICDVQLAEPCKDTLWFKFIKRIRGNFIWEGNGPHHDRSCSYDKRNMVDGVYCHPIGHWIEETGHTDEMKHTTNFYFGVAGQKAIHFSRVLPRIWLGSCPRQVEHVTIKLKHELGITAVMNFQTEQDVVNNSHGCRRNQGESMTPETMINLYNDNGLAYVWIPTPDMSTEGRIRMLPQAVFLLHGLLENGHTVYVHCNAGVGRSTAAVCGLLMYVLGWSLRKVQYFVTARRPAVYIDEEALVRAQADFIQKFGQLRSSISYPET, from the exons ATGTTATTCAGATTCGGCGTCATTCTCACTCCGGACTCATCGGATACAGAAGTCTTTGTTTTGGGTTCGCGTCCAGAAATGGGCCATTGGGACCCGAGCGGTGCGGTTCAGATGACAGCCTCTCAGAAGTTCCCGTCACCAAATGAACCGTGTCTATGGATCTGCGACGTGCAGCTGGCAGAGCCGTGTAAAGACACACTCTGGTTCAAGTTCATCAAAAGAATCAGAGGCAATTTTATCTGGGAAG GCAATGGTCCACACCACGACAGAAGTTGTTCATATGATAAGAGGAACATGGTGGATGGAGTGTACTGTCACCCAATTGGTCACTGGATAGAAGAAACGGGACACACAGATGAGATGAAACACACCACCAACTTTTATTTTGGTGTGGCTGGTCAGAAGGCCATACATTTTTCCAG GGTGCTGCCACGGATTTGGCTGGGCAGCTGCCCACGACAAGTGGAACATGTGACGATCAAGCTGAAGCATGAATTGGGCATTACTGCAGTGATGAACTTCCAGACAGAACAGGATGTAGTGAACAACTCCCACGGCTGCAGGCGCAACCAAGGGGAATCCATGACCCCGGAGACCATGATTAATTTGTACAATGACAATGGCTTGGCGTACGTGTGGATACCCACacctgacatgagcactgagG GACGCATCAGGATGCTTCCCCAGGCTGTATTCCTGCTTCATGGTCTCCTGGAAAATGGTCACACAGTCTATGTTCACTGTAATGCTGGAGTGGGCAGGTCGACGGCAGCCGTGTGTGGCCTGCTTATGTATGTCCTTGGCTGGAGCCTGAGGAAAGTGCAGTACTTTGTCACAGCCAGGAGGCCAGCAGTGTACATAGATGAGGAAGCTTTAGTCCGAGCTCAGGCAGACTTCATCCAGAAGTTTGGACAACTGCGATCATCCATCTCTTACCCGGAGACATGA